One Oryza glaberrima chromosome 10, OglaRS2, whole genome shotgun sequence DNA segment encodes these proteins:
- the LOC127785996 gene encoding pectin acetylesterase 9 yields MAQRHWPWRLAVFVAAVVTPVAAEERLVVGMTLLQAATSTGAVCLDGSPPAYHLHRGSGGGAGGWVLQFEGGGWCNDAPSCAERAGTRRGSTRSMDSLEVFSGLLSNDPDMNPDFYNWNRVKLRYCDGGSFAGDSELRNGSSVLYFRGQRIWDAIISDLLPKGLAKAQKVLLSGCSAGGLATFFHCDDLKGRLGDAVTVKCLSDAGFFLDVDDITGNNTVEPFFRSLVALQGAEKNLNKDCLSSTDYPYQCFFPQYILPYIRTPYFILNSAYDVYQFHHNFVPPSCDPKGQWSHCKSDPGACSTSQIATLQGLRNAMLTALKPFQNEQGVGMFINSCFAHCQSELQETWLAPNSPRLHNKTIAELVGEWYFERGPGIEIDCAYPCDSTCHNIIPSNQNGDSGIHNGGPCMNIPPKFYSISLQMILYLSILHIAEQFIISYDI; encoded by the exons ATGGCTCAGCGACACTGGCCATGGCGGCTCGCCgtgttcgtcgccgccgtcgtgacGCCGGTGGCTGCCGAGGAGAGGCTGGTGGTGGGCATGACTCTCCTCCAAGCTGCCACATCGACAGGAGCAG TGTGCCTCGACGGGAGCCCGCCGGCGTACCACCTCCACCGGGgctctggcggcggcgccggcggctgggTGCTCCAGTTCGAGGGCGGCGGGTGGTGCAACGACGCGCCGTCGTGCGCGGAAAGGGCCGGCACGCGGCGAGGCTCCACGCGCTCCATGGACAGCCTCGAGGTGTTCTCCGGCCTCCTCAGCAACGATCCGGACATGAATCCAG ATTTTTACAACTGGAATCGTGTCAAGCTGAGGTACTGCGATGGTGGCTCCTTCGCCGGTGATTCAGAACTCAGAAATGGC TCTTCAGTCCTCTACTTCAGAGGTCAGAGGATATGGGACGCTATCATCAGTGATCTCCTTCCAAAAGGCCTTGCAAAAGCCCAAAAG GTATTGCTCTCAGGCTGTTCAGCAGGAGGCCTAGCTACATTCTTCCACTGCGACGACCTCAAAGGACGTCTCGGAGATGCTGTCACTGTGAAATGCTTGAGTGACGCAGGATTTTTCCTTGATGT GGATGACATTACTGGCAACAACACTGTTGAACCTTTCTTTAGGAGCCTAGTAGCTTTGCAG GGAGCTGAGAAGAATTTGAACAAAGACTGTTTAAGTTCAACAGACTATCCATACCAG TGCTTCTTTCCGCAATATATACTTCCATACATCAGAACCCCTTACTTCATTTTGAATTCAGCTTACGACGTATATCAG TTCCATCACAATTTTGTGCCTCCTTCATGTGATCCTAAAGGCCAATGGAGCCACTGTAAGTCGGATCCTGGTGCATGCAGCACATCCCAAATTGCGACTCTCCAAg GACTCAGGAATGCAATGTTGACGGCTCTGAAGCCGTTCCAAAATGAACAGGGTGTAGGGATGTTCATAAATTCTTGTTTTGCACATTGCCAGAGTGAGCTGCAGGAAACATGGTTAGCACCAAATTCGCCCAGGTTGCATAACAAG ACAATTGCAGAGCTGGTTGGTGAATGGTACTTTGAGAGAGGGCCTGGCATAGAAATCGATTGCGCATATCCTTGCGACTCAACTTGTCACAATATTATACCTTCTAATCAG AATGGAGACTCAGGCATCCACAATGGAGGTCCCTGCATGAACATTCCTCCCAAATTCTACAGCATCAGCCTACAG